The following proteins are co-located in the Salvelinus sp. IW2-2015 linkage group LG36, ASM291031v2, whole genome shotgun sequence genome:
- the LOC111959862 gene encoding T-lymphocyte activation antigen CD80-like yields the protein MGMNTNMLVIERRRIISESVFSLRGISTLVFIFLLFAQVASEHLVTGIIGESVLLPCDLNLSINPARLRFHWQDHSDVVLYSFNKRVEQEYQNKLYTNRTNAFQVEMSSGNISIELRQVTPQDNQKTYWAFASLFDRIDQTIHFTKVCQTTLLVAARFLTPKLTVKYKAMNAMCLTQGGYPKPKVTWTIQDLSQPQNGTLEPREVQTNITLDPESGLYTVWSQVNFKENYTDNHSVTCQVFNPVLRETVSNTTIIRTSEGLSLSVIVGITLLMLICVGGIIFVYKQCKLQFQYFYYYNENRSSTV from the exons ATGGGTATGAACACCAACATGCTTGTCATAGAAAGGAGAAGGATCATCTCGGAGTCGGTCTTCAGTCTG CGTGGAATATCTACTCTGGTATTCATATTTTTGCTGTTTG CACAAGTTGCATCTGAACATCTAGTCACTGGCATTATAGGAGAATCTGTTCTGTTGCCCTGTGACCTGAATTTATCCATCAACCCAGCAAGACTCCGGTTCCATTGGCAAGATCATTCAGACGTTGTGTTGTACTCGTTCAACAAAAGAGTTGAGCAGGAGTATCAGAATAAACTTTACACAAACAGGACTAACGCCTTTCAGGTTGAGATGAGTTCTGGAAATATCTCTATCGAACTCAGGCAAGTAACACCTCAAGACAACCAGAAAACCTACTGGGCTTTCGCTTCGCTGTTCGACAGAATTGATCAAACTATCCATTTCACCAAAGTGTGTCAGACTACTCTGCTTGTCGCAG CACGGTTCCTGACACCCAAATTGACTGTGAAGTACAAAGCGATGAATGCAATGTGTTTGACCCAGGGAGGCTACCCCAAACCAAAAGTCACATGGACTATCCAGGACCTCTCACAGCCTCAGAACGGCACTCTGGAACCCAGGGAAGTACAGACCAACATTACACTTGATCCTGAAAGTGGACTGTACACTGTCTGGAGCCAAGTGAATTTCAAAGAGAATTACACAGATAATCATTCTGTGACCTGCCAGGTATTCAACCCCGTTCTGAGAGAGACTGTGAGCAACACAACCATCATCCGCACAA GTGAAGGCCTTTCTCTCAGTGTTATTGTAGGCATTACACTATTGATGCTGATTTGCGTCGGGGGAATAATTTTTGTGTACAAACAATGTAAGTTGCAATTTCAGTATTTTTATTACTATAATGAAAATAGATCCAGTACTGTGTAA
- the LOC111959760 gene encoding CD276 antigen homolog, translating into MARLISICILLLSVLDSSQMSSHPIIGILGKSIIMPCSLNLSAPVVPARLTLYWTARLKYQKEDQVVHALYDGKENNDPQFPFYKNRTQIFKDQLSSGNFSLLLKDLRVKDDLTTFFLFYHQEDGNYNTVDQNKEMCLTTVKVAKSYHKPIVTVNYEEWKAECTSQGGYPKPRLTWTNQNGLLDPEVPQIVQDAGSGTLNISSTVNITDNQTVTCSIFNPTLKETLNTTRSTDKEQAGLLSGIKTGIGAVAVAVAVAVIGSTLVFVCWKKSMQQNGADTQEMGPLRHSLLQCVLTTKC; encoded by the exons ATGGCCAGACTAATATCGATTTGTATTTTGCTGTTATCTG TTTTAGACTCATCTCAGATGTCGAGCCATCCCATCATTGGGATTCTTGGAAAGTCCATCATCATGCCTTGCAGTCTGAATTTATCTGCACCTGTTGTCCCAGCAAGACTCACACTATACTGGACAGCAAGACTCAAGTACCAGAAGGAGGACCAAGTGGTCCATGCCTTATACGACGGAAAAGAGAACAACGACCCCCAATTTCCATTCTACAAAAACAGGACGCAAATCTTCAAGGACCAGCTTTCTTCTGGGAATTTCTCCCTCTTGCTCAAAGATTTAAGGGTTAAAGATGACCTCACAACTTTCTTCCTCTTTTATCATCAAGAGGATGGAAATTACAACACAGTTGACCAAAACAAAGAGATGTGCTTGACCACTGTAAAAGTAGCAA AAAGCTACCATAAACCCATTGTGACAGTGAACTATGAAGAATGGAAGGCAGAATGCACTTCTCAGGGAGGCTACCCTAAACCTAGACTGACCTGGACCAATCAGAACGGCTTACTAGACCCCGAGGTTCCTCAGATTGTTCAGGATGCAGGAAGTGGAACATTGAACATTTCCAGCACGGTGAACATCACAGACAATCAGACTGTGACGTGCTCCATCTTCAACCCGACTCTGAAAGAGACCTTGAACACCACAAGATCAACAG ACAAGGAGCAGGCGGGCCTCTTGAGCGGCATAAAAACAGGGATtggtgctgttgctgttgctgttgctgttgctgtgatTGGGTCAACACTGGTGTTCGTCTGCTGGAAAA AGAGCATGCAACAGAATGGTGCCGATACACAGGAGATGGGCCCACTACGACATAGCCTACTCCAATGTGTGCTTACTACAAAGTGTTAA